One window from the genome of Nicotiana tomentosiformis chromosome 5, ASM39032v3, whole genome shotgun sequence encodes:
- the LOC104115528 gene encoding probable pre-mRNA-splicing factor ATP-dependent RNA helicase DEAH5 has translation MGAEVEEDGLKKLEYLSLVSKVCSELETHLGFGDKVLAEFITELGRKCDTVDEFDGKLKENGAEMPDYFVRTLLTIIHAILPPKVKSKSENELSKDDSEFSALKIRDDRDRVKELEKEIELEAKSKRGKDEEEDFDKNRRDRRRERDRDDRRERGKDRDRDRDRDRDRDRDRDRDREMDRDWDNHGDDRGEYKGRERHRDRERDKNKYEKNRRDGYGEGEEDDMRSGRHQDRNKYEKNRRDGYEEDGNDERRKGRYPSDELELYGVYKGRVSRVMDSGCFVQLNDFRGKEGLVHVSQLATRRVSNAKDLVKRDQEVYVKVISISGQKLSLSMRDVDQNTGRDLLPLKKSSDDDGLRANPSGMNSEGSKTRIGLSGIRIKEEEDVVPSRRPLKRMSSPEIWEAKQLIAAGVMSVKEFPMFDEEGDGVLYQEEGAEEELEIELNEDEPPFLQGQSRYSVDMSPVKIFKNPEGSLSRAAALQSALIKERREVREQQQRTMLDSIPKDLNRPWEDPMPETGERHLAQELRGVGLSAYDMPEWKKDAYGKALTFGQRSKLSLQEQRKSLPIYKLKNELVQAVHDNQVLVVIGETGSGKTTQVTQYLAEAGYTTKGKIGCTQPRRVAAMSVAKRVAEEFGCRLGEEVGYAIRFEDCTGPETVIKYMTDGMLLREILIDENLSQYSVVMLDEAHERTIHTDVLFGLLKQLVKRRPDLRLIVTSATLDAEKFSGYFFNCNIFTIPGRTFPVEVLYTKQPESDYLDAALITVLQIHLTEPEGDVLLFLTGQEEIDYACQCLYERMKGLGKNVPELIILPVYSALPSEMQSRIFDPAPPGKRKVVVATNIAEASLTIDGIYYVIDPGFAKQNVYNPKQGLDSLVITPISQASAKQRAGRAGRTGPGKCYRLYTESAFHNEMSPTSIPEIQRINLGNTVLMMKAMGINDLLSFDFMDPPSPQALVSAMEQLYTLGALDEEGLLTKLGRKMAEFPLDPPLSKMLLASVDLGCSDEILTIIAMIQTGNIFYRPREKQAQADQKRAKFFQPEGDHLTLLAVYEAWKAKNFSGPWCFENFVQSRSLRRAQDVRKQLLSIMDKYKLDVMSAGKNFTKIRKAITAGFFFHSARKDPQEGYRTLVENQPVYIHPSSALFQRQPDWVIYHELVMTTKEYMREVTVVDPKWLVELAPRFFKVSDPTKLSKRKRQERIEPLYDRYHEPNSWRLSKRRA, from the exons ATGGGAGCTGAAGTTGAAGAAGATGGGTTAAAGAAATTAGAGTATCTTTCACTAGTTTCAAAGGTTTGTTCAGAGCTGGAGACCCATTTAGGGTTCGGTGATAAAGTATTAGCTGAGTTTATTACGGAGCTTGGTCGAAAGTGCGACACAGTGGACGAATTTGAtgggaaattgaaagaaaatggtgcTGAAATGCCCGATTATTTTGTCCGCACTTTATTGACGATTATTCATGCAATTTTGCCTCCTAAGGTGAAGTCCAAGTCAGAGAATGAGTTGAGTAAGGATGACTCTGAATTTTCGGCATTGAAAATTAGGGATGATAGAGATAGAGTGAAGGAATTAGAGAAGGAGATTGAGTTGGAGGCAAAGAGTAAGAGGGGGAAGGATGAGGAAGAAGATTTTGATAAGAATAGGCGTGACAGGAGGCGAGAGAGGGATCGAGATGATAGAAGAGAACGGGGCAAGGATAGGGATAGGGATAGGGATAGGGATAGGGATAGGGATAGGGATAGGGATAGGGATAGAGAGATGGATAGAGACTGGGATAATCATGGTGATGATAGAGGTGAATATAAGGGCCGGGAAAGGCATAGGGATAGGGAGCGGGACAAGAATAAATATGAGAAGAATAGGAGAGATGGGTATGGGGAAGGCGAGGAGGATGATATGAGGTCTGGGAGGCATCAGGACAGGAATAAGTATGAGAAGAACAGAAGAGATGGGTATGAGGAGGATGGGAATGATGAAAGAAGGAAGGGGAGGTATCCGTCGGATGAACTTGAGTTGTATGGAGTGTATAAGGGGAGGGTGTCGAGGGTGATGGATTCTGGTTGTTTTGTTCAGCTGAATGATTTTAGGGGGAAAGAGGGGTTGGTGCATGTTTCCCAGCTTGCTACTAGAAGGGTTTCAAATGCAAAAGATTTAGTAAAGCGTGACCAGGAGGTTTATGTGAAGGTGATCTCTATTAGTGGGCAGAAGCTGAGTCTGTCGATGAGAGATGTTGATCAGAATACTGGAAGGGATTTGTTGCCATTGAAGAAGAGCTCGGATGATGATGGATTGAGGGCGAATCCTTCGGGGATGAACAGTGAGGGTTCCAAGACAAGGATTGGTCTTTCAGGTATCAGGATTAAAGAGGAGGAAGATGTTGTTCCATCACGTCGACCATTGAAGAGAATGAGTTCTCCCGAAATATGGGAAGCAAAACAACTCATAGCTGCAGGTGTTATGAGTGTAAAGGAATTTCCTATGTTTGATGAAGAAGGGGATGGGGTGCTATATCAGGAAGAGGGTGCGGAAGAAGAGCTTGAGATTGAGTTGAATGAAGATGAACCCCCTTTCCTGCAAGGTCAGAGTCGGTATTCAGTGGATATGTCCCctgttaaaatttttaaaaatcctGAAGGATCCTTGAGTCGTGCTGCTGCACTTCAATCAGCTTTGATTAAAGAGAGAAGAGAAGTGAGGGAACAGCAACAAAGAACAATGCTTGATTCCATCCCGAAGGATCTTAACAGACCATGGGAAGACCCAATGCCGGAGACTGGTGAGAGACATCTGGCACAGGAGTTGAGGGGTGTTGGTTTATCTGCCTATGATATGCCAGAATGGAAAAAGGATGCTTATGGTAAAGCCTTGACCTTTGGGCAGAGGTCTAAACTATCTCTCCAGGAGCAGAGGAAGAGCCTTCCAATTTACAAGTTGAAGAATGAACTGGTACAGGCTGTCCATGATAATCAGGTCCTTGTCGTCATTGGTGAGACAGGTTCTGGCAAGACAACACAGGTGACACAGTATTTAGCTGAGGCAGGGTATACAACAAAGGGCAAAATTGGATGTACTCAACCTCGTCGAGTGGCTGCTATGTCAGTGGCTAAGAGAGTTGCTGAGGAATTTGGTTGTCGTTTAGGGGAAGAAGTTGGTTATGCTATCCGTTTCGAAGATTGTACTGGACCAGAAACTGTTATAAAGTATATGACTGATGGTATGCTTCTGAGGGAGattttgattgatgaaaatttgTCCCAGTATTCAGTCGTAATGCTCGATGAAGCGCACGAGAGAACCATTCACACTGATGTTCTCTTCGGACTGCTTAAGCAACTTGTGAAGAGGAGACCTGACCTCCGTCTGATAGTCACATCTGCAACCTTGGATGCAGAGAAATTTTCTGGATATTTCTTCAACTGTAACATCTTTACAATCCCAGGAAGAACTTTTCCAGTAGAGGTGCTTTACACTAAACAACCAGAAAGCGATTACCTTGATGCAGCTTTAATCACTGTACTACAGATCCACTTGACAGAACCTGAAGGTGACGTCCTCCTTTTCCTGACTGGTCAAGAGGAGATTGATTATGCTTGCCAGTGTCTGTACGAGAGGATGAAAGGGCTAGGTAAAAATGTTCCTGAACTGATTATTTTACCTGTCTATAGTGCTCTGCCTAGTGaaatgcaatctagaatttttgATCCCGCCCCTCCTGGGAAGAGAAAAGTAGTTGTTGCTACAAATATTGCTGAAGCTTCGTTGACTATCGATGGTATATATTATGTTATTGATCCTGGATTTGCAAAGCAAAATGTTTACAATCCAAAACAGGGGCTTGATTCTTTGGTAATAACTCCAATTTCGCAAGCATCAGCAAAGCAACGAGCTGGGCGTGCTGGAAGAACAGGACCTGGTAAATGCTACCGCCTATACACGGAGAGTGCGTTCCACAATGAAATGTCTCCTACTAGCATCCCTGAAATCCAGAGGATAAATCTTGGGAACACTGTACTTATGATGAAAGCCATGGGAATTAATGATCTTTTGTCGTTTGATTTCATGGACCCTCCTTCCCCTCAGGCTCTGGTATCAGCCATGGAGCAGTTGTATACTCTTGGAGCACTGGATGAAGAGGGGCTCCTAACAAAATTGGGAAGGAAAATGGCAGAATTTCCATTGGATCCTCCTTTGTCCAAGATGCTCCTCGCCAGTGTGGACCTTGGTTGTAGCGATGAGATCTTGACCATCATTGCAATGATTCAAACTGGCAATATCTTCTACAGACCGAGAGAAAAACAAGCTCAGGCTGATCAGAAAAGGGCCAAGTTTTTTCAGCCTGAGGGTGATCATCTGACCTTGCTTGCTGTTTACGAGGCTTGGAAAGCCaaaaacttttctgggccatggtgttttgaaaattttgttcAATCTCGATCTCTTAGAAGGGCACAAGATGTCAGGAAACAACTCCTCTCCATTATGGACAA GTATAAATTGGATGTTATGAGTGCCGGAAAAAACTTTACAAAGATCCGTAAGGCGATTACAGCAGGTTTCTTTTTTCATTCTGCCAGAAAGGATCCTCAAGAGGGTTATAGAACCCTTGTTGAAAACCAGCCCGTTTACATCCATCCTAGCAGTGCACTTTTTCAAAGACAACCGGACTGGGTTATTTACCATGAGTTGGTGATGACAACTAAGGAGTACATGCGCGAAGTCACTGTTGTAGATCCGAAATGGCTTGTGGAATTGGCGCCGAGATTCTTCAAAGTGTCTGACCCAACTAAATTGAGCAAGCGCAAGAGACAAGAACGCATTGAACCCCTTTACGATAGATACCACGAGCCTAACTCGTGGCGGTTGAGTAAAAGGAGAGCTTGA